From the genome of Leptotrichia sp. HSP-342:
AACTTTTTGTCCAATTTCAACATTTTTTTCATATCCTGCATGAGATAATAATATTATTTTATTTATTCCTTTACTTTGTAATTCGTTTACATATTTTCTTGCTGTTTCAATTTCATCTAAAAATTTGATATCATCTCCAGGACTTGATGATTCCTTAGTCTTTTTCACAACATCTATTCCTATAATTCCAATATTCTGACCACCAATATTCTTTATCATATACGGTTTCCATTTTCCTTCCAGAATACTTCCTTTATCAGGAACAACATTGGCTGAAACTACTGGTATTTTTAAAACATCTAGAAATGATTTCAAAAATTTGTTCCCATCGTCAAATTCATGATTTCCCAATGTATAAACGTCAAAATTTATTGCATTCATAAGTTCAGCATCGGCTTTTCCTTCAAATAACGTATAATAAAGTGTCCCTGTTACAGCATCTCCTGCGTGTAATACAAGAGTATTTTTATTATTCTGTCTAAAATTTTTGATTGCCTGTGCCACTCTTGGCAATCCTCCAATATGTACCGTAACAGTCTTTCCATTAAGTTTAAGAGGCATTTTTTCCTCTTCAAGGTGCGAGTGATGGTCATTAATATGAGCCACATTTAGCTCAAATGCTCCAGATGAACTTTGGCTGTTCGATTTACGACTAGTCTTTGCCTCCAAATTAGGTGCTGAAAATAATGCTAATGTCAATCCCAATAATAATAATTTTTTCATAATTTTTCCTCCTTAAAAAAGTTATATTTATTAATATAATTATAACTTGATTTCCAAAAAAAAACACTAAAAAAAAGTAAAATTTTTAAAAAACATAAATTTCAAATAGATTTTACAATATTTTAAAATAAAATAATGTTATCATTCATTAGATAATTTTTTTAAATTATCAAAAAAGAATTTTTATAAAGGAGAAAAGAAAATGAATATAAAAAATTTTATGAAAAAACTAATTTTAATTTTAGGAATACTTGGAATTTCAGTTACTTCATTTGCAGCAACTAGAAGAAATAACAGGGTTGTATACGTAAAAAGAGAACCTTCTCGTAGAGTAATAAGAAGAAGATACATCTTTATAAGAGTTCCAAGAAGAAAAAAAGTTGTATATGTGAAAAAAGAGCCTTCTCGTAGACAAAGACGTGCAAGAATAGCTGCTGGAAGAAGAAGATAACTTTAACTTAGTAAGACATTTTATGTCCTTTTATAATTTAAAAAATTTAATATTTTAAAACACAAGGGGCTTCAATTCTCTCTTATGAACTGTACCCCTTGTTTTTTATTGCTATTTGTTTTTAGTTCTTAATATTAATTTGCTTGAAAAGATTATACAAAATTCCTAAAATTATACTTATCCCAATTGTCATTACTGATTTAAAAATCATTTCATCACTTATCTTTATAATAAAATGAAGTACTATAAGATGAACTAGGAATGCAAAATATGTAGAATCTGCTACTATTTTTATAATCCTGTCTCTTTTAGAAAAGTTAAATTTACACCAAAATACAAAAAAAGAAAGCGTCATAATAAATGTTCCAAGTGAATTTTTATCAAAAAAATCAGATACACGTTTTCCTGTTACCGCTAAAACATATTTAGTAGATAAAAAACTTAGCAAGAATCCTAAAGCATAGATAACTATTATTAAAATAAATGATGTCCTTTTAACTTTATTGTCATATTTCTTTACAAAATATCCTAAAATATAATACCCAATAAAGCCTGTCAATGGAAAATTAGAAAATGGAATTTCAGCAAGATTAAAATATCGTAAATACGGATTTAAAATATTGCACAAAAACCAGAGAAAAACTACAAAAAGAGTCTCTTTTTCTGCATATTTCAACACCTTTTGCAGCCATGGCGTAAGAAGATACAGGCCCAATATCATATAAATATACCAAAAATGCGACGCTGAAATCGCTTTCCCTTTCAAAACTGGTATAATTGGAATTTTTCCAAAATAAATATATATAATATTAAATACTAAAAAAAGTGGTAAAATATTTAAAATCCTTTTTTTAAAAAATACTATTACCTCCTCAGTTTTATCAAGCAGCAAATATCCACTAATCATAATAAACAAATTAACCCCGATCGAAATAATTGCATAGCCTCCCATCCATACATCTACTCCAAACTGCCTGTTTAAAGTATGTAAAAACACAATAAAAACAAATGCAAAAATTCTTATAATATCAATCGCCATCCTATTTTATTCTCCTTTTTTCTAAATTATAAAAAAATTCTAAGTTTTTGTCAATATATGCTCAATCTTTTTAATTTTCAAATGATAAATTTCATTTTAATCAATAAAATTAAACTAAAAAATAGAATTAAAAAAATTTTTTGAAAAGAAATTTAAATAAAGACTATGAAAATTAAAAAAAATATGCTATACTTAATAAAGGAAAGTATAATTTAAATATAATAAAAAATATAAATAAAAAAGGAAAAGAGGTTTAATATGGAGAAAAAATCAAAAATAACTGCAATGCTATCTGTATTATTAGTTTCTGCTCCAACTACAGCTAAGAAAATCACAACATCAAACCTACGTGACAATGCGATGAGAACAACTGCAATTGAAGTTGAAGGATCTGAACTAGGAGAACTGGAAGTCTCAAAAGAAAGTAAAAATTCAGATGTTGTAGTGCTGGATACAAATCAGCTAAAATTTGACTTTAATAGTGCCACAATCAAGGAAGAATACACTCCAGCATTAAAAGAGCTAAAAGATTATATAGAAGCTAAGAATCAAAAAATCTCAATTATAGGCTATACAGATTCCAAAGGTACAAGAGAATACAATAGAGAGCTATCTTTAAGAAGAGCTGAAAGTCTTGAAGAAAAATTGATAGAGCTTGGACTTTCTCCTGAAAGAGTAATCGAAACAAAAGGAAACGGCGATGCTAATCCAGTAGCAACAAATGATACAGAAGAAGGAAGAGCAGCAAATAGAAGAATTGAAATACAATTTATGTAAAAAAAAGCCAGATTTTTTAAGTTTGGCTTTTTTAATATCTCAAATAATTTAAAATAACTGCAAAAATAACAATTACAAAAAAGAAAAACAATATTTTTTTAGTAATTTTTATAAAAATTTTAAATAAAAATATTAGTATAATTATTGTGATTATTGTTTTTAATTCCATTTATAACTTCCCCCTTTTTAGCTTTCACTTACTATTTTTTGATTATATCTATCACTTCTGACATTGATTTCAAATTGTTTGCCAATCTATCAAAATCTTCACGGCTTCTTATTGTTATTCTTAAATGTATGAGCATTCTTTTATTGCCATTTTCCTTGAAAGCATTTGTGTTTACATTTAGAAGATTCATTTTGTATTCGTTTAAAATCCGGATAATGTCAAGAAGAAGTCCGTTTCTATCTGAAGCTTTTATTGTAAAATTAAATTCATATGTTGTATTAGCAGACATTGCAGATTTATCCCAGTAAACATCAATTTCTCTTTCGGGCTCTTTTTCCATAAGGGATATGAAATTTTGACAATCTGAGCGGTGTATTGCTATTCCACGTCCTCTTGTTACATAACCTCGTATTTCATCTCCAGGAAGTGGACTGCAACATTTTGCAAAGCGATACATCGTATTCTCAGTTCCAGATATTTTGACTCCACCATTATTTTTCCCTTTTTGTCTATTTGCTTTTTCTGTTTCTTCCTCAAGCACTTTTTCAAGAGCCTTTTCTTCTTTTTTTTCAAATTTGTTCATAAATCCGTCAAGCGACAAATCTCCGATAGCAAATCTGTAAAATAATGTTTTAGTATCAGCTATATTAAATTTTTTCATATAAAGGAAAACACGTTCATCTTCAAGCATATCCTTCAGTTTTAGTCCAAGCTGCTCAAATTCCTTTTCCAGAATTTGTTCCCCTTCTTTTGATTTTTCTTCAAATTCCTTATCTTTAAACCATTTTCGAATTTTCACACGAGAACTGTGATTGTTTACCATTTCAATCCAGTCTTTTCCAGGACCTTTATTAACATTTTTGGACGTCATGACTTCGACTTTATCTCCATTTTTAAGTACCTGATTTAGCTGTGTAATTCTTCCGTTTACCTTTGCTCCAATCGTTCTGTATCCAATTTGCGTATGAACTTGGAATGCAAAATCAAGTGCTGTTGAATTCCTAGGCATTTCCATTACATCATCTTTTGGTGTGAACACAAATATCGTCTGTTTTAAAACATCTCCTGTAACTTCCTGTGCAAATCCCTTTTGTTCCTTTTCATCTGATTTGCTTTGAACAGAATCAGTTAATTTTTTTGCATCTGCATAAAATTTTTCATTTTTAGACTTAGATTTTTTTTCTTTGTATTTCCAATGTGCAGCAACCCCTTCTTCTGCTATTTCGTGCATTTCTTGAGTTCTAATCTGAATTTCGACATTTTGGTCATTAGGCCCTTTCACAGTTGTATGGATGGATTGGTAGCCGTTTGGTTTTGGCTGGGAAATATAGTCCTTGAAACGTTTAAATACTGGAATGAACAAATCATGAATTATTCCAAGTACATTATAGCACTCATTTTTTTTCTCAACAATAATTCTTATCGCAATCAAGTCATTCAAATCTACGAATCTTTTTTCCTTTTCATTCATTTTACGATAAATGCTGTATAAATGCTTTGGACGTCCTGTAACTTCTCCTTTTATATGATTTTTTTCAAGTTCTGCTTGAATTTTTTCAATAAAATTTGCTGTATATTCTTCACGTTCCTTCCTTTTGGAATTTATAAGTTCCTTAATCTCGTAATAATCTTTTGGATATAAAAATCTAAAACTAATATCTTCCAGTTCCCATTTTATCTTTGCCATCCCAATTCTATGTGCAATTGGTGCATAAATTTCAATGGTTTCTTTTGATTTTTCCTGCTGTTTTTCAGGCTTCATATATTTTAATGTCCGCATATTATGAAGTCTATCCGCAAGTTTTATAATTACAACCCGAATGTCTTCCGACATTGCAACTACCATTTTTCTTATATTCTCCAGCTTTTTACTATCTGTTCTTGGTAAATTCCTAAGTTTTGTAACTCCATCTACAAGTTTTCTTACATCTTCTCCAAAGTTATACTCAATATCTGCCAATGTTATAAGCGTATCCTCAACTACATCATGAAGAAGCCCTGCCACAATCGTATCTGTATCCATTCTCATATCAGCGAGTATTTCTGCTACTTCTACAGGATGCAAAATGTAGTTCTCTCCACTTTTTCTCTTCTGTCCCACATGTGACTCATAAGCAAGTGTAAAAGCCTCTGCTACTTTATCCATATCTACATCTAGATTATTTTCCTTAATTTTATCTGCCAACTGCTTATACAGCTCATTATAACTTTTATTAACAATCTCCGGCATTTTCATATCTTCAATCTCATCATCTGTCATTTTCCAGTCATTTTTTAATACTTTTTTCTCATCCATCTCGCATCCATCCTCCTCTTATCTAACAAACTCTATCATAGCCCTGTTTATACATAAATATCTTCTTAAAATTATTTTACTATACATTTAAAAAAAAATCTATTATAAAGTGTGAATATTGTTAATTATTTTTGTTTTGAATAACTAAATTGTTGAAAAAATTTATATTCAAAAGTAAAATATAAGTTTTATCTAATTAAAAAAATAAATTTTTATAACTAAAAATTTTTCCAGTTGAAAAATACCATCGAAATAGTGTATAATTTATAAAAAGAACACTGTAGGAGGCGTTATGGTTGCAACAATACAAGTTAATAAGCAAAGCATAAAGCAGTTGCTGGAAAGCGGAAAAGATCAGACGTTTTTAATACCTGAATATCAGAGACCGTATTCCTGGACTGAAAATGAGACTAAGACGTTGTTTTATGATTTATTAGAATTTACTGAAAATGAGTCAAAGAGAAATAGTGAAGTGGAAGGAACATATTTTTTAGGAAGCATAGTTTCTTATGAAAATGAGAACGGGGAACAAGAAATAATTGATGGTCAACAGAGAATTACTTCATTGTTTCTTCTTTTGCGTGCAATTTATACGAAATTGGTTTCCTATGAGGAAAAAACTATTGAGCAGGAAAATTTTATAAGACAAATTCAGCCTGCACTCTGGAAGCAGGAGAAATTAACTGGGGAAGTTGACTATAAAAGTGTACTTATTAATTCACGAGTTATAGATAATGAAGGGAATAAAATTTTACAGAATATTTTAGAAACAGGAGTTGCAGATTCTAAGGCTACTGACAATTATTCAAGAAATTATATTTTATTTCAAAAGTTATTTGATAAACTTTGTGAACTAAGCCCTACATTAATGCTTGAATTTATTTATTATACTTTAAATAGAGCCGTTGTCTTTCCAATAAAAACAGATTCACAAGACGATGCATTAAGTGTATTTTCTACCTTGAATGACAGAGGATTACCACTTTCTGAAGCTGATATTTTTAAGGCAAAAATGTATAACCGAATCAAAAAAGAATACAAGAAAATGTTTATAAAACAATGGAAAAAACTAAGTGAACGGGCAATTTATGCCAAAGAAAATGTAAAACAGCTATTTTATTATTATATGTTTTATCTAAGGGCAGTAGAAAAAGATGTCGCAACGACTACACTTGGACTTAGACGTTTTTATTCAAAGGGCGGATTTACAAGGCTTTATAAATCAAATCTTTTGAAGCATCTGGATCAGATTCTTGATTTATGGATTGTAATGAATAGGCACGAATCAATTGATGACAAACCTTGGACAGAAAATATACAGATTATAAAGATTTTG
Proteins encoded in this window:
- a CDS encoding DUF262 domain-containing protein, with product MVATIQVNKQSIKQLLESGKDQTFLIPEYQRPYSWTENETKTLFYDLLEFTENESKRNSEVEGTYFLGSIVSYENENGEQEIIDGQQRITSLFLLLRAIYTKLVSYEEKTIEQENFIRQIQPALWKQEKLTGEVDYKSVLINSRVIDNEGNKILQNILETGVADSKATDNYSRNYILFQKLFDKLCELSPTLMLEFIYYTLNRAVVFPIKTDSQDDALSVFSTLNDRGLPLSEADIFKAKMYNRIKKEYKKMFIKQWKKLSERAIYAKENVKQLFYYYMFYLRAVEKDVATTTLGLRRFYSKGGFTRLYKSNLLKHLDQILDLWIVMNRHESIDDKPWTENIQIIKILDTLSAYPNESWKYPVVVYYLSHGEKENFETYFLKFLRKLFLELTANYLVTPSVAAVKADILKLNVDIVDNISPKIAFKNIPISILQEKVKTPNKNLVRMILKMVVYNNQDELLPEKWEIEYILPQKWSNCFSESVENKQVKEYINYIGNKIPFEKRLSIKASENFFEKKKENYAKSKIKYVRELIPADKTDWTFEDIDKRNRKVSEELVKLFITWNGEYEF
- a CDS encoding acyltransferase, whose product is MAIDIIRIFAFVFIVFLHTLNRQFGVDVWMGGYAIISIGVNLFIMISGYLLLDKTEEVIVFFKKRILNILPLFLVFNIIYIYFGKIPIIPVLKGKAISASHFWYIYMILGLYLLTPWLQKVLKYAEKETLFVVFLWFLCNILNPYLRYFNLAEIPFSNFPLTGFIGYYILGYFVKKYDNKVKRTSFILIIVIYALGFLLSFLSTKYVLAVTGKRVSDFFDKNSLGTFIMTLSFFVFWCKFNFSKRDRIIKIVADSTYFAFLVHLIVLHFIIKISDEMIFKSVMTIGISIILGILYNLFKQINIKN
- a CDS encoding RelA/SpoT family protein, which gives rise to MDEKKVLKNDWKMTDDEIEDMKMPEIVNKSYNELYKQLADKIKENNLDVDMDKVAEAFTLAYESHVGQKRKSGENYILHPVEVAEILADMRMDTDTIVAGLLHDVVEDTLITLADIEYNFGEDVRKLVDGVTKLRNLPRTDSKKLENIRKMVVAMSEDIRVVIIKLADRLHNMRTLKYMKPEKQQEKSKETIEIYAPIAHRIGMAKIKWELEDISFRFLYPKDYYEIKELINSKRKEREEYTANFIEKIQAELEKNHIKGEVTGRPKHLYSIYRKMNEKEKRFVDLNDLIAIRIIVEKKNECYNVLGIIHDLFIPVFKRFKDYISQPKPNGYQSIHTTVKGPNDQNVEIQIRTQEMHEIAEEGVAAHWKYKEKKSKSKNEKFYADAKKLTDSVQSKSDEKEQKGFAQEVTGDVLKQTIFVFTPKDDVMEMPRNSTALDFAFQVHTQIGYRTIGAKVNGRITQLNQVLKNGDKVEVMTSKNVNKGPGKDWIEMVNNHSSRVKIRKWFKDKEFEEKSKEGEQILEKEFEQLGLKLKDMLEDERVFLYMKKFNIADTKTLFYRFAIGDLSLDGFMNKFEKKEEKALEKVLEEETEKANRQKGKNNGGVKISGTENTMYRFAKCCSPLPGDEIRGYVTRGRGIAIHRSDCQNFISLMEKEPEREIDVYWDKSAMSANTTYEFNFTIKASDRNGLLLDIIRILNEYKMNLLNVNTNAFKENGNKRMLIHLRITIRSREDFDRLANNLKSMSEVIDIIKK
- a CDS encoding OmpA family protein; translated protein: MEKKSKITAMLSVLLVSAPTTAKKITTSNLRDNAMRTTAIEVEGSELGELEVSKESKNSDVVVLDTNQLKFDFNSATIKEEYTPALKELKDYIEAKNQKISIIGYTDSKGTREYNRELSLRRAESLEEKLIELGLSPERVIETKGNGDANPVATNDTEEGRAANRRIEIQFM